TGCAGCACACATTGACTGGGAAATTACAGCATTACAAGAACTGCTCATTTATTAGGTCCAACAAAGGGCACCTGCAGCAAAATTGAAGAGATTAAACTAGCTGGTTAGCTATAAGGACCAGCCCAGCAGAAGATTCAGTGGACAAGAAACAAAGTCATTTTTTGACCTTACAAGATCACAATATCAGTTGGCCTAAGTACACTTAACAAAGCGGTGTTAACCTCATTATGCTCTTTTTCTAAATGTGCAACTTGAGAGAAAGCTGTTTGGAATGCAATACGGAAGCGCTTCCGATTCCTTAAACCCTAATCCAAGATTTAGAACAACTGCTTTTCTCACTGGCTCCCATGAGAACAAAACTGAAGCTCTTTTTCCTGAGACTGAGCAAAAACTAAGAACACATATTTTGGAGACACCGCTGAAACATAGGCAATCACACCCCCAACAAACTGATCGGTACAAGGTTTTCGATTAATTTGTTCCAGTTTTAGCTttgtacatacacaaacagagagTTCAATTTCTAGGTTTTTCCCTCCCACAAGTacgtacagtcccctccaaaagtattggaatgtTTGCCATTGTGCCAAAACTGAAACTGAGTGCTGCTCCACTTTCTCCAGTTATTGCTGCAGCTTCTGGCACTTCTGCCCACTCGCATCAAATGGCTTCTGGATCATGGGGACGTGCTGAGCTCTGTGTCCCTGCCTGCTTGCAAATCCAGGGCAACAGTGTTGAAAGGTGATTGATGCGCATTGGCTGCATGTATTGGTTTTCAAAGACTGCTTAGCCACTGAGTGATAATTGAAATAGAACTGCAAACAAGCATTAGAAGTCAGAGCCATGGTACGCCCCCGCTCAAAAGTGGGGAGTTGGGACTAGATTCacctgtaaattatgctgatacagtatggaacatatcagttggctaaatggctttaagtcatcaaatgaacctcaaaccatcatgctgctgccagatatgcagtagatacagcAGGAATTGTTCCTCCTGACTAATTCACTGATCCTACTGAACGGAATAGAAAGGAGGACGCGCACCTTCAGTCGCCAGTAGGATGTGGGGCCCGCTGCCGTAGCTCAGGCTCACAACCTTCCTCCCGCACAGCACGTCCAGCTTCTTGGGCGCGATGGTGCTCTGGTTGTCCCCTGTGCCCAGGCAGTTACTGCAGTTCAGCCCAAACACGAACACCTGCCAGGGGGGGCCCAACCCGACCCAAGAACCAGGGAAATTAGCATCAtcgctgttatttttattacatcttctaacaaaatagaaaatacaaaaatgaccCATCTCCCAAATAAACGTCGGGCATTGCCCAAGGTGTGCCGTCAGGCGAGCTGAGGTGAGCCCGGTGGAAGATGCAGGCAGACGCATCCCCGCCCCTCACCTCATGGTCATGGGTGATGTAGACGGCCTCGTTAGCAGATGTGCCGAAGATGCAAGCCTGCCGGATGGAGGCAATCTCCTGGGGCCCCAGCAGGGTGAAGAGGGGCCATTTGCTCACATCCACCATGGCCCAGCCTCTCACTGGTGGCCAACAGAACTGGCTCGGGGCTGGGACTGGCTGGGctgagggtggggttggggctggggttggggttggggctgGTGGTGGAGTTTACTGCTGTAGGGCTGGAGGCAGGGGGCAGACTGGAGGACAGGGGGCAGATTGGAGGACAGGGGGCAGATTGGAGGACAGGGGGCAGATTGGAGGACAGGGGGCAGATGCCGCTGCTACTGTTGCACCCCAGGAGCCATGCCAAAGAGAGAAAGCACTGTTAAAAAGGCACGCAATCATGCACCTGCAAACAGAACTTGGTTCCAATCCCAGGAGTTGATCATAATAAACAATTTAAACACAGCCAGGAACAGCAAGCTCTTTTGTGAGCAATGGGAAAATGGGCTAGCAGAACATGTTTCTCGGTAGAAATCTATCCATAGCAACTGGCACAGAAAAGCTATCCCACTGCTCCCGAGAAAACGTCCAAATGTTAATTTACAGTGACCATCCGATAGCCATTTATAAATAACAAGATACCACTGCGGTcttccacagcacacacacctgcattcctACCCGCTTTGACCAGGAGTGTCCCCTGAAAGCGTAGGTTACACTTCCACAGCACAAAACGCTCTCGCTCAAATCTGTGTAGTTACAAGCTCGTTTTCTAAGTTATCTTGACCGGTATAAAGTTATCTTTCCCCGATCAATATTCCTCCAGCATCTCTTACTTCAGGACTTATCCAGAAGCTGCAAGCTGTGCTATAACTTGTAAACAGATGGCCGTTTCGCACGTGACTAATGTATTTGCAGGTAAGTCCCACGCGGGCTGACTACGCTTAGGCTCATTGGATAAGACGTCAGCTACTTAAACGGTTAATGGCTTTGAAATGTTTGTCTTACTAGTTAGCATATAACTACTGTAACGATGGTAGCTAGCCATTTCCCTGCTGAAAGTTAgcttttgaaacggctggtaacTGATAATTTCAAGATGGAAACAGCTGGATTTTTCCACCAGGGTTACAATCAATGCATTTTACAGGCAAACAAACTCCGTATTTATTTGCATCGTAAACTATTCTCACAAACTGACTGTTCGCTTTAAAAAACATACTGTTCACCAATAGCTATAACCGATATCTAGTTAGCACGCCCAATCGTTAATCTAGATAGTGCTATGTTGACAATAGCATGTGCAAACGAGAGCTACCCATGTTAATTGTATTTTGTTCGCAATCAAGttattttttgtgattaaaactGTGTCGCTGACAGCACGAGCAACCGTAGCTAGCTaccttttaaatttaaaaacgGAGAACAAATAGAACGACGTCACTTCAGAGGGATTTGCTGACCTGTCATTGCTAGAAATCTCTGAACAATCAACACAGATAAGTTAGCTGGCCATGACAACATGTTTCTAGAATATCCCGAGCTAGTCTACAGAGCCAGCGCCCATGACGAATCGACTGCTATCTTGGCTCAAATGCAACTATTTCAAAATCCAAGGCACTTCGGCTGGTTTTGGCTACCTGATAAAGCTAGCTGCCACAGCAGAAGTGTGGCTTCACCGAGCTAGCAACAACCAAACGGGACGAATGCGACCCAGCCAGCGCTATCTAGCAAAGGCAGACAATGGCCATCGCATCTCCAAAGGCTAATGCTTAATACTGGCACAGCACTTCTCTGACCTCTAACTACGCTAAATCGGCACCAGACTAGAATATTCTATTTACATATtcttgtataaaaaaaaaacggaatatCCAAAAGCTCACCTATCACAAATGTGACATATGACAACGAgtggaaaacactgcctgccCGCCAGCCCGCTCGCGATCTTGTTGATACATTGcgtcagagaggaagaggcggagCGAGAGGGCGCTCTTCGGGTCTGAAACGTCCGCATTGGTGGTACTCGCCTTTAGACAGACAACAGTCGCTCACTGAATGAACGGAAGTCAATCGAATTTTACCAAAACAGTAATTTCTAGATAGACAAAATAATTCAGATTGCTCACAGATTATGTTTGTTTAGGTTTTACAATTGCACACAACCCATAATTGTTTTGATAATCCAACAAAAACTACTGCTTCTAATCAGACTACCGCCGGTCATAAGTGAGCAACTCTGAGCATAAAGTAATGTCAGCTAAAATAGATTATGCAACCTGCTTTGTTAACCAGTAATAGCTAAAGGTAAATTTGATAACTATAAGTCACAATTATTGAGTACttcaacgttagctagctaatgtctTCAACTACTTGTCGCTGCCGTTATTGGCCGCTGGAAAACACAAACGTTACTGCGCATGCCAGCTACTGGTGTGCGATGCGATTCTTTTTACCGTTTACTTTCGTTCAGTCAAAAGAGCGACTCTTTCGAACGACTCACTGCTTCACTTGATTGAGTTAGGCCAAAGCCCAGAGGAGCCCCGCGACTGGCGAACGACCcatatacaccgatcagccacaacaatTTTCCATGATTAAacgctttaaactgtataaacttgtatATAAACACTCgacatttaattatatgatgtgtacttatataagcagataatcataagtcaattgcattcaaaagtttaattttaaataaaaatggaaatatatatTGTAATCTCaatgggagtgggggggggggggggggggggcattgttttgttatgtaaatatcttggtacttactggtattcattatttatttataaaaaccaCCTGCTATATTTctaaatgcatgggatctattcctacgtagggcattttacataagtgtgcctctctgcagacccccaaaaggaaactgTGTGTACCATGTTGACAAGGGTCAGCAAGGtgtgatgaaaagacagtgcttgtCAATACaagactattgctcccatcaattgtgcagtgtctgtttctcagtacgctttctttctttttcaggacattccaagttgttgtacaagctatccccaatgcttgtgcaatgggtctgatcgatttcccctcttttctaagcttcaaaatggtttgcttttctcccaacgACAGCTCTCTCATCTTCATGttagtttatcttttctaacacaaatgcagtcttcgcAGGCAAAACCCagggctaaaaccaagagtatacattcagaactatttgttgtttaaccagtcaatctaacaggacacatctgggcaacaagaaacacctgtcagtcacgtggtccaatactttttctcacctaaaaattggtggtctgatacaaaacgtagatctccagaaatggggttgggcagccccggTATAAATGATCTCTGATTGACTGTCAAAATAAGTAAGATTACAATTActgattcatatttatattttagcagGGACTGTGATTGGACCTTTTAATCCTAATGTTTGGACAATTCACACAGATAATTATAACAATGAGGATTATGATtatgacaacaataataataataataaaataataataataataataataataataataataattttatactGCTGAATATTTACTGGGTAAGGAAATTCCCGTAAAAGGTTGGACAGCAGGCCTTATTGTttagcagggctgcccaaccccatttctggagatcaaccgtcctgtaggttttcattccaaccctaataaagcacatcatattcaccagcttgttgagctcctaattagtagaatcaggtgtgtcacattagggttgaagtgaaaacatagaggatggtagatctccaggaactggattgggcagccctgtcctAAGtggtttaacaaatctagatttaaaaaaataccaggaaataaaagttgaaattcAGATCTTTCAtctcatgtaaaaaaaacttgatcttgttgttccaatacctttggaggggaatgtacagtacaatCTACAGTACAAAATAAGGACATAATCAATGTCGTGTTCACCCATATATCTTCGCGAATATCATGGTGTTTCCTGAAAAccgtttgatttaatttttttatggaTTATTAAATTGAATAGTTCAATACAATAGAATATTTTGGAGTTTGCTTTCTCATAATTCTAAATACCCACTGTAAAAACCACCGAATCGATAGCACGGATACGTATCGAAGGTGGTCTTTATGTATATAGTGGAATGTTGAAAACAGTTCGAGCCGACTTTTGATTTTTATGGAATTAGCCGAAATAAAAATCGAAATTTATGGAAACAGCGATCCATTAAACAGAATTACCATTTTGGAGTATTCAAGGTTCTTATTCCTCAAAGCACGATTTACCGCAGAGCGCAATGTAGATGCGCATCAACATTTTTAAGTTCGGTTAGTTTGACCTACGTTAAATGCGGATGGCGTGATCACAGTGGGAACACTTTATATAATAAAGCCATACGTGAATCATAGCTACACTTTAAAACACTCAGACATTACCTGAGACCTAACAGCAGcattacattttctgtttgtattttgatttttcACCCCCAGAAATAACCACGGGCTGCTTGCTATAACCAGCTAGTCGATTGCTAGCCCAGAATGCAAACCGTCTCACAGGAACAAACAAGCAACCACACATAACTTCTTTCAGTTGTGCGTCCGCAAAGCAAGTGAGCGTCAACGAGTCAGATGGCCGAGTTTTGATGTCCTCTAACTACCCGACATCTCTTGAAAGCAGGGTGAGAATGCATTATTGTTCTTTGCAACTTGTGCAGCATTTTCCTGTACACATTCATGATTACATAAAATGCGAATGTCACTCGTTTGCTATCCTGAATTAAAGCCCTTTCGCACCTGAAATCGTTTTGACTAAATTCAGTGACGTTGTAATTAATTAGCCTACATTGTGATAAGGAAACGTTAGAAAGTGAGATGGAATTCAGAAAGCTTTGTGATTTCTTTCGCTATAGGCGTATTATTCTGATTACTGCCATCTTTTTACTGCAATCTCACGTATAGTTATCTCTTGGTCATGATCATCtctgtcattatgggttacATATTCTTTATTACTCAGCAAATTTGTTAATCTAGCTAAATAAACGAGGCGGATTGCGTAGGGTAGGCTAGGCACGTAGActaccaaaaacaaaactgttttcTTGATTTTTAAATTCCCCTGTTCCAAACTCACATGGCGGATCTTCACAGttgcaaaaaagacaaaaacacacacacacacacacacgcatacatacatacatacatacatacatacaaagaaACTTCCACTCACTATACATTGACGGCTCCAAGCTGAATACTTAAATAACAGCAAAGGCAGAAGAAACATTATCGCCCACTGCTAAGGTGTGATCCAAGAGAGGAAGTCATTGTTAGCTGTTTGCCAGAGTCAGGAAGGAAAACtaattttaaaagtaataaattCAACACTAGTAACAATGAGAATGCCGCCAATGAGaccaaaaaacatttcacactcCCAAATTAGAAAAAGGTAAAATCACAGGCTCTAATCAAAGTCTTAATTCTGTTTACAATTAGAaatcacagggagggagggtggatgTATTAACAGGACCAAACATGTCTGTAACAGCACTCCCATGCAAATATGTGGAGGAGCCTGTTTGACAACTGTCACGTGACTGTGTCCCTGCAGGTTTCTATTATTCCTCTCCGGGTCTCCAGGGCTCACCTGCCGCCTCCACTGTAGCACACTCCCTGCTGCACACGGGAAGCTTAAACAAATTTAAatccattttttaatttaatcaaaCTTCACAAAAGCACGTGTTCTCCTCCTGTGAGTAGAACAGGCAGCACGCACCcgggtggggggcggggaacTTGTCTGGCAAGCGCAGGTCAGTGCCCCTTTCTTGTAAAAGACTGAGCTGTCAGGGAAAGACCAAGCCGGTGACCCTTCATTCAGCGGCTGCAGATTGGAGCTGCCAGGCCTGGAGGCACACTGCTTACACCAAGGAGCTGCTCTAAAGAGTGAGCGAAGACGGTCATGGGAAAGATCTTatcaaaacaaaaccagaagcCACCTCAGGTGGTCTTGATGGGACTGGATGGGGCAGGGAAGTCAACACTCCTCTCTAGGCTCCAGTGCAAGCGCAGGATGGACACCTCCCCGACTGTGGGCTTCAATGTGGGAACGCTGGACCTGGAAAATGGCTTGGCTCTGACGGTCTGGGACGTGGGGGGCCAGAGTGAGATGCGGTCCAACTGGAAGTACTACCTGGACGACTGCAAGGCACTGGTGTTTGTGGTGGACGGCGTGGACCGTGCCCGTCTGGGGGAGGCACACAAGGCCCTGCGGAAGGTTCTGAAAGAGGAGGCCCTGAAGGGGGTCCCTCTAATGGTGCTGGTCAATAAGAAGGACCTCCCTAACTCCATGACCATCCGCGAGGTGTCCACCCAGCTAGATCTGCCGAAC
This region of Conger conger chromosome 17, fConCon1.1, whole genome shotgun sequence genomic DNA includes:
- the arl11 gene encoding ADP-ribosylation factor-like protein 11, with the protein product MGKILSKQNQKPPQVVLMGLDGAGKSTLLSRLQCKRRMDTSPTVGFNVGTLDLENGLALTVWDVGGQSEMRSNWKYYLDDCKALVFVVDGVDRARLGEAHKALRKVLKEEALKGVPLMVLVNKKDLPNSMTIREVSTQLDLPNSKDRDWQIQACSGYSGLGLQQAFLSVTKLIKHHH